The following nucleotide sequence is from Candidatus Equadaptatus faecalis.
CAGAACAACATCTGTTCGAGATCGTGAAGCGGTATGCCTATTCTGCGGTGGTCGGTCAGTTTCGCGTCAAGTCCGCGCTGGAACAGCTTTACGTTGACAAGCTCGCGTATTATAGCCGTGTTGACACGCTGTCTGCCGTGACTGAGCAGGTCGTCTTCTATTTCCATGGAGATTTCTTCGGCTGTGGACGGTTCGACTCCCGCCTCTATTATGAGCGCATCCCTTATGCGCGTCGGATCCCACTCATAGCTTTCGCCCTGACCGAGAGCGTCAACCATAAGCACAACGTCCGTTGATTCGCGAAAATCAAAAAGCCTTTCCTGCCGCCTGTAGCGTTCCGCGGAATCAGTCATTTTTTTTATGCTCCTTTTCTTCAAGAAGGTGCAGTATTTCTTCCGCAAAGTTCTCAACGTCGGTAAATTCCTTATACACGGAGGCAAAACGGACGTACGCAACCTTGTGAATGCGGCGCAGTTTTTCGGCAACCATATCACCGAGCTGTGACGAGGCGATTTCTCCCTGTCCTGTCGCGCGAACCTTGCGCTCTATTTCGGAGACGGCTTCTTCGAGCACGTTCAGATCTATGTTCAGTTTTTCGCAGGCGTGCTGCATTCCGCGCAGAAGCTTCTGTCTGTCAAATGCCTGTCTCGTGCCGTCTTTTTTGACAACCCACAGATATTCTTTTTCTTCAATCCTTTCAAACGTGGTAAAACGCGCTTCACATTCAGGGCAAATTCTGCGCCGGCGGTTCACCGTACCGTCTTCACTGCTTCTTGTTTCTATAACTCTTGTTTCGCCTGCACCGCATACCGGACAACGCATGAATCTGCCTCCATTCGCTTCGCGTTTAAAAAACCAATGATTATAAGAAACAATTACAAGTTTTAATGAATAATGCAGAATGAATAATGCAGAATTATTTTCGCACTTCGTTCTTTGGCGCTTCGCTTGTTGTTCGTTTCACTCGCGTAAAGTCACCGGATGTTGCGCCTTCGCTACGCTTCGCGCAGCAAGACAAAATTTTTTGGTTCGTAATTCTTAATTATTCATTATTCATTCTTAATTGCTTTTATCACTTTTCACTTATTCTATTTTCCCATTGCAAACTGTAAGTTTGCCTCAGCCAGCGCTATGTCGTATTTCGCGTCGACAACGTTCGTTTTGCTGTCCGTCAGCGCAAGCCGCGCGTCAAGCATGTCAAGATTTGAGCCTATGCTTTCTTTGTAGCGCAGCACGGCTATTCTGTAATCTTCTTCCGCCTGTGTCAGCTGACGGTTTGAAACGTCAAGCCGGGCCTTGGCTTCTTTGAGGTTAAGCGCTGCCTGACGCACTTCCATTCTGATTTCGTTTTTCTTGTCTTCGAGCCTGTAAAGGAACTCTTTTGACTGGCTTCTTGCCTGCTCTGTCCTTGCGTGTGCTTCGCCGCTGTCAAACATATTCCATGTCGCAGCAAGCCCTACGTGCCAGTTTTTATTTTCCTCCGGCCAGCCTTCATTGCTGTTGGCAGTCACAGCGCCGAAACCAAGTATGTGCGGCAGCAGTTCGCCCTGATGGGCACGGGCGATCTTTGCCGCCTGTCTGCTGTAAAAATCATACATTTTGAGTTCCGCGCGGTTTTCAAAGGCTGTTGTTTCATCAGCAGGTTCAGCATTTCCGCATGAGTTAACGCAAGCATCTCCCGAAAGCAGCACTTCGGGAATATCTGCGGCAACTGCTCTTTCAAGCGCCGTTTTGGCAAGTTCCATGCCGTTTTTGGCGCGAATGAGGTTAAGTTCGGCATCTGCAACGGCGACCTTAGCACGCAGCACGTCAGCCTTTGAGACAACACCTTCCTTGAACAGTTTTTCCGCCTGTGAAAGATGGTCGTTTGTCAGACTGACCGCTTCTTCGGCAACCACTTTTTTGGCTTCCGCGCGTTTGTAGCTGTAATAGCCGAACCGAACTGCGTTTTCAACTGTCTGCGTCACGCGGACAGACTCTGCCTGTATTGCCTTGTACGCAAGTTTTGCAGCGGCTTTTGCCGACGAAAGCGAGCCGCCGGCATAAATTGTCTGTGTAAGCAGTGCGGCTGAAACAAAGACATTATTTTTGGTAAATGCGTTGTTTGCTTCCGGTATTTCCATCATCAGCGGCAGCTTAAATGATTTTTCTATTTTTGGAATTTTTATTGTCAGCGGATGGTCGGAAAAAAGGCTGTTCACGTCAAACATCGGATTTTCCTGCCACATTGCGGCATAAATGCCTTTCAGTTTCGGCATCATTTTTGCCGTGCTTTCGTTCACAACTGCTTCGGCACGTCTCACTTTCTGCTGCTGGGCAAAAATCACAGGATTGTTTTTGTCCGCAAGTTCAATCAGCTGTTTCAGATTTTCACAGTCAGCCGCACAGGCGGACGACGCAAATATCGCCGTAAGCAGAATTCCTGTCACTATTTTTCCGGTTTTTTTCATTATTCTCAACTCCTGTTGGAGATTATTTACAAATGTCACGTTTCACTCCGCGAAGTGCGAGGTGCGGCTTATGGCACGAATTTCTTTTTGAATTTAACAACGCTTGACGTAAAGACGACCGCAATGAATATGCAGAGCGCAACTACGTCGTCCCACACGTATTCCATGCCGCCGCCCTTGAGTATTATCTGCCGC
It contains:
- the nrdR gene encoding transcriptional repressor NrdR, with the protein product MRCPVCGAGETRVIETRSSEDGTVNRRRRICPECEARFTTFERIEEKEYLWVVKKDGTRQAFDRQKLLRGMQHACEKLNIDLNVLEEAVSEIERKVRATGQGEIASSQLGDMVAEKLRRIHKVAYVRFASVYKEFTDVENFAEEILHLLEEKEHKKND
- a CDS encoding TolC family protein produces the protein MKKTGKIVTGILLTAIFASSACAADCENLKQLIELADKNNPVIFAQQQKVRRAEAVVNESTAKMMPKLKGIYAAMWQENPMFDVNSLFSDHPLTIKIPKIEKSFKLPLMMEIPEANNAFTKNNVFVSAALLTQTIYAGGSLSSAKAAAKLAYKAIQAESVRVTQTVENAVRFGYYSYKRAEAKKVVAEEAVSLTNDHLSQAEKLFKEGVVSKADVLRAKVAVADAELNLIRAKNGMELAKTALERAVAADIPEVLLSGDACVNSCGNAEPADETTAFENRAELKMYDFYSRQAAKIARAHQGELLPHILGFGAVTANSNEGWPEENKNWHVGLAATWNMFDSGEAHARTEQARSQSKEFLYRLEDKKNEIRMEVRQAALNLKEAKARLDVSNRQLTQAEEDYRIAVLRYKESIGSNLDMLDARLALTDSKTNVVDAKYDIALAEANLQFAMGK